In one window of Gossypium arboreum isolate Shixiya-1 chromosome 4, ASM2569848v2, whole genome shotgun sequence DNA:
- the LOC108459563 gene encoding cytochrome P450 94C1-like — MDLQPFFQLLHASFCFFLVTFTLLISLFCLLFCVVRPKLWCNCEICAAYLTMSWSKQFDNLCDWYTHLLKYSPGKTIHIHVLGNTITANPANVEYILKTRFDNFPKGKPFSMILGDFLGRGIFNVDGDSWRFQKKMASLELGKLSIRCYAFDVINLEIKDRLIPLLSSIATGKERRVLDLQDVFRRFSFDSICRFSFGVDPRCLQFSLPMSEFATAFDLASKLSAERAMTASPLVWKMKRMLNLGSEKELKKAIKIVDILAKEVIRQRRKMGFSTSNDLLSRFISTTNDETYLRDIVISFLLAGRDTVASGLTSLFWLLGKHPNVVSAIRQEANRVIGENQELTSLEQMEDLHYLQATVYESMRLYPPIQFDSKFCQADDVLPDGSLLKRGTRVTYHPYAMGRMEEIWGEDCLEFKPERWVKEGGVFAPENPFKYPVFQGGFRVCLGKEMALVELKTVALSLLRTFQIELATAQHRTPRFSPGLTATFSGGLPVMVRERQ; from the coding sequence ATggatcttcaacctttctttcaaCTTCTCCATGCTTCTTTTTGCTTCTTTCTCGTCACTTTCACGCTCTTGATTTCACTTTTTTGTCTCCTGTTTTGTGTTGTTAGACCAAAGCTGTGGTGCAACTGTGAGATATGCGCTGCTTATCTCACTATGAGTTGGTCCAAACAATTCGACAATCTCTGTGATTGGTACACTCACTTGCTCAAATATTCGCCAGGCAAAACCATCCACATCCATGTCCTTGGCAACACCATAACAGCCAATCCCGCCAACGTCGAATACATACTCAAAACCAGATTCGACAATTTCCCAAAAGGGAAACCTTTCTCCATGATCTTGGGTGACTTCCTCGGCCGTGGCATATTCAACGTAGACGGTGACTCCTGGAGGTTTCAAAAGAAGATGGCAAGCTTGGAGCTGGGCAAGCTCTCGATACGATGCTACGCATTCGATGTTATCAACTTGGAGATCAAAGACAGGCTTATACCGCTGTTATCATCCATTGCAACCGGGAAAGAACGCCGTGTCTTGGATTTACAAGACGTGTTTCGAAGGTTTTCGTTCGACAGTATATGCCGCTTCTCCTTCGGGGTCGACCCTAGATGCCTACAGTTTTCCCTGCCCATGTCTGAATTCGCTACGGCCTTTGATTTAGCCTCAAAGTTGTCAGCCGAGAGAGCCATGACTGCTTCCCCGCTGGTATGGAAGATGAAAAGGATGTTGAATTTAGGCAGCGAAAAGGAATTAAAAAAGGCTATCAAGATTGTGGATATTTTAGCCAAAGAAGTCATAAGGCAAAGGCGGAAGATGGGGTTTTCAACCAGCAACGATCTTCTCTCCCGTTTCATATCTACCACAAACGACGAAACATACTTGAGAGACATTGTTATAAGCTTTTTATTGGCAGGCCGTGACACGGTTGCATCAGGTTTAACTAGCTTGTTTTGGCTACTCGGAAAGCATCCAAACGTGGTTTCAGCGATTAGACAAGAGGCAAATCGAGTGATTGGAGAAAACCAGGAGCTTACAAGCTTGGAACAAATGGAAGACCTCCACTATCTACAAGCAACAGTGTATGAGAGCATGAGACTGTACCCTCCAATTCAATTCGATTCCAAGTTCTGCCAAGCCGACGACGTATTACCGGATGGGTCGTTGTTAAAGAGAGGAACCAGGGTTACGTACCATCCTTACGCCATGGGACGGATGGAAGAGATATGGGGTGAAGACTGCTTGGAATTCAAGCCCGAAAGGTGGGTGAAAGAGGGCGGGGTGTTCGCACCCGAGAACCCATTTAAGTACCCAGTTTTCCAGGGCGGATTCAGGGTTTGTTTGGGGAAAGAGATGGCTCTAGTGGAGCTCAAAACCGTGGCGCTCTCACTCCTCCGAACCTTCCAAATCGAATTAGCGACAGCACAACATCGGACACCACGATTCTCACCTGGCCTCACCGCAACTTTTAGTGGTGGACTCCCCGTCATGGTACGAGAAAGACAGTAA